CCCCTTCAGCCGAGGAGACAAAGGCCTCAAAAGGTAACATCACAATACTACTCTGCATTCACTTCTCAGTCAAACTCTCTTTCATTCACTAATCTCTCTGCTCTGCCCATGCAGGAAATTTTGCTTCCTGGACTCCAAAATCCAGAAGTCACGAGGGGGCAAAGGCTCCAAGTTCGCCCCCTCTAAGTCAGAGTGTGGAGCTGGCTCTCCCCATCAGAGGGAGCTGCGCAATAAAGAGACCCCGGAGAAGACCGGGTTTGGTCGGTCAGCGGTAGAGGGGGGTACTCTGCAATCGAGCAATGAGGACCCGGAGCTCACCGCTCGGATGGAGGAGCTCCCTTTCATGTCGACTACTGAGATGTACCTGTGTCGTTGGCATCAGCCTCCCCCCTTCCCCCAGCGTGAGCCATCCCCATCCCCCAAAAAAGAGGAGGTTGTGGCCAGTGAGTAGACCCACCACACAAGCCAGTTGTTCAGTTCTAAGTTTAAAGCTGTGTAGTATTGCTTCACAAATAAAGAAGAATAAAGTAGAATCCAAGTAATAATTAGGCTTATGTCTCTTACAGaatagtatgtgaaccctttagaaatacctggatttctgcataaattggttatcaaatttgatctgatcctcatctaggtcacaacaatagacaaacacagtcagcttaaactaataacacacaaacaattatacgttttcatgtctttattgaacacactgtgtaaacattcagtGTAGggtggaaaagtatgtgaacccttggatttaataactagTTGACTCTCCTTTGGCAACaaactcaaccaaacgttttctgcagttgcggatcagacctgaacaacggtcaggaggaattttggaccattcatctttacaaaactgtttcagttcagcaatattcttagaatgtctggtgtgaaccgctctcgaggtcatgccacaacATTttaaatcgggttgaggtcaggactgactgggccactccagaaggcgtattttcttctgttgaagccattctgttgttgatttgctTCTGTGTCCTGTTGCATCaaccaacttctgttgagcttcaattggcggacagatggCCTTgggtgttccttccaaacaactcaactttagtttaatctgtccacagaatattttgccagaagcggtgtggaacatccaggtgctcatttgcgaacttcagacatgcagcaattgttttttttggacagccgTGGTGTCTTCCCATGAaaaccattcttgtttagtgtttcacgtatcgtagactcgtcaacagagatgttagcatgttccagagttTTCTGTgggtctttagctgacactctaggattcttcttaaactcattgagcattctgtgctgtgctcttgcagtcatctttgcaggacggccactcctatggagagtagcaacagtgctgaactttctccatttatagacaatttgtcttaccgtggactgatgaacatcagggcttttagagatacttttgtaactctttccagctttatgcaagtcaacaattcttaatcttaggtcttctgataTATTTTGTTCgtggcatggttcacatcaggcaatgcttcttgtgaatggAAAACTCCAATTTTGTGAgatttttttatagggcaaggcagctctaaccaacatttCCAATCTAGTCTTAGTGATTGGACTCCAGGCTAGCTGAcccctgactccaattagcttctttttttttgacctacactgtgaatgtttaaattatgtattcaatatagacaaggaaaatacaataatttgtgtgctATTAGTTTAAGGAcactgtctattgttgtgacttagatgaagatcagatcaaatttgatgacctatttatgcagaaatcctggTAATTCCAAATGGTTCACATacattttcttgccactgtatacacTGTTCTGTCTTCCAGTCCCCTCTTGGAGGGAAAACATTATGGAGCCCTTGGATGAGGAAGCTGCCAGTGTCATCCCAGAGGTGAGAGAGGACAGGCTATACAATTACAGAATTGTATAGAGATAAAGTCAAAAATAAAGTAATACCATACAATATTCACCTCGTCATTTGTCCATGCAAATTGTCCTTAACCACATCAACCATGTTTTTGTGTTATTATACCAAGATGTTGGACGACAGTGTCTTTTTGAAGCGCCATGCAAAGCTGGAGTTggatgagaagaggagaaaaAGGTACAAATGGGTTTTACGACTTTGAAGTTACTCTCAATGCCTCATGAACCATCTTTATCCTCACACACTAAGGCTCcttttgtgtttgtttttgtgtaatTCAATCTTGATTTACTACATTGAGTCACCAGCGTTTTCATCCTTTCCTTGCGCTCTCATATTCCCCTCCGTAACTGTCCTGTTTTTTGTAGATGGGACATTCAGCGTATCCGCGAGCAGCGCATGTTTCAGCGTCTGCAGCAGCGCATGAACAAGAAGAAGGGGATCCAGGAAAGTGAGCCAGAGGTCTCATCGTTTTACCCGGACACTGAAGATGGTATGACTGGCCACTTCATCTGCTGTGTAAACATGTCGTTTTCTTCTCAGAACAGTGAAGTTGCATCACCTTTAATACTGTTAATTTAGTTGCAAAAGTTTTCCGAGCGATGTTTTCATTGCACGCAGACACTCTTGATTCCTTTTCTTTCCCTTCTCTAGTCGAGTCCATAATCATCACCCCTTTCCTGCCTGTGGTGGCCTTTGGCCGGCCATTGCCGAAGCTCACTCAACAGTAAGTCTTTGTATTTATGATTTCCACCACcagtagttctctctctccctctccctttctctctcgctctccctctccctttctctctcgctctccctctctcgctctccctttctcgctctccctctccctttctctctcgcgctctctctctctctgcaacacttgTTGTAGTTTCAGTTCAACATGCCGGAATCATCTTATCATGGCACCCTTTTCCAAGCacctggtccaaacacacacagatgcatagaTGTATTTTTCATGCAAAGGATATAGGTTGTGATGTACTATTCATATGCAGAGATGTTATTTgtttgtcttttttttttgtcAGGTTTTGCCATTTTCCTATAGGTTCACTTTTCTGTTCGGCTTTTCGCTGGACATTTCTTTGTACAGTGAGTTAGGGGATAAGTTAAGAATGTAAATCATTACGCCCACTAGCTTGAGTTCATCCATTACTATGCATAATTTATTTTTCAAGATGGTACCATGGTGCAGGTGGCGGGGCAGGGCGAGTTTCACAGAAAGACCTTTCATCAAAATGCAAGTATTTATTCTTCCCCATAAGTATGTCTTTTAAGTTAAGTAAACTGGACATTTGTCACCCAAAACACTCGTCTGAAAATCAATCATTTTCTTGCCTATTCTTTCCTCTGTTCTTAAAGAAGATGATTTACAAAAGCAGGTTAATATGAATGCACACTGGTGTAAATTCAAAAAGGGTCTCATGAATGATTACTAATGCCATTTTGAAGACGTGGTGAGGGACTTAACATAGAATCTGAAGGGGTAAATATTGACACTGGATATTTAAATAACAGTAGTTTTGCTAATCCTTTAAAGAAAATTcacaaagacaaaaaaaacaataatgcACCTTCCTAGATAAAAAATGTTATACATTTGTCCATTCCAACAgtcattaatattattattaacatgTCTGCATGCTGAAAACAATTTACACATGATGTGCCAATTGAATGATAACCCAATGTGAAATGCTTTTCAAGTTACAGGGGTCCTATTTTCCCGGTGACCTTTCCCTGATTTCTCCAGGCAACTTTTCAATTGCTGAAAATGTGTCTTCCTCTGTAGGAACTTTGACCTGCCTTGGCTTGACGAGCGAAGCCGCTGCCGCATTGAGGTGCCCaagaaacacacaccacaccggaCCTGTCGGAAGTGAGGTGGTATCTGCGTGTGTcatgcaagagagagagcgcaccCTTCCTTTCCCAGATGTGAAAAGTTTCATTTTGTGGGTTTTGGCCGTCAGTGGTGTTGCAGGCACCTCTCAGTAGACTGTGGAAAAGTAAACCACTGTCTTCCCGTGTGGTTACTTGCCAGCTGGGGCCTGGAGACGGAGCTGCTGGAGATAAAGAAAATGGCTACCAATTTGGTTAGCTATGGTAAATTTGGTGCCCAATCTACTCAAAAGGAATTAaatgctgcccccccccctcccccttagaTAACAGACCCCCTACTAACAACTTCGTGATTATAAGGTAAAACACAACTGTTACTTAATGTCTGTAGTAAGTAACTATTTTCTGTGAAGCAAACCTGGGGAGCACAAACATTTCCCAAATGTTTTGGAATTCGGTGTAATGTAATACTTAATTACTGCATCATCACTAAAATGTGTAACTTTTGATTATTACTACATTGTTACATAGTTGTCAACCTGACTTAACTTGGGGACTGTGATCTAAAGGGTAAGAGAAGTGATATTTTCCGATTTGACTGAATGTCAGTGCTTGAATTGTACAATATGCACATTGCTACAACTAACCCTGTATGCTGGAAGCTCCATTGGCATTTACATGCTCGGTGTTTTGCTTAGATTGAAACTGAACTATTTTCCCTGTCTGTGTATTAACTGTAATAATATTTCCTTGTGTGGACACCGCTTCAAGCGAAAGGTTTTATTATTGTGCACTAAAGTGTGGATATATGTTTGATCTTCCCTCTGCATGTATGTTTAATCACAAATGCAGTAAAtatgagaaatgtcctctgatgcTAAAATGATTGAACATACTTTGCATCATGAAGAGAAGTTGGTTGTTTAAAAAAGGTCAGATTAATTTGAGAACCATGGGTCTTCTACAGTATGCTTATCATGCGAGTCTGCATGGTCTTTTTTGAGGTGACAACTCTTCCAAGCGATATCAACTATCAGCATGGTAGATCTGTAAATGAAACATTTCCTCTGAGTACAATTCCGAGAAGAGTAATATCTGATTTAATTTCGAAAGCATGACTCTGGCTGCATTATTCATAAAGCACTGCTTTGTTTAGACAACTGCCTTGTTTCTAGAAAATTCTCTGTGAGGAATTTGCTCGTGTTTTTCATTTTAGGATGTTTTttccatcatgacatcacaaattGCAGTAGACAATTGAG
The sequence above is drawn from the Oncorhynchus gorbuscha isolate QuinsamMale2020 ecotype Even-year linkage group LG11, OgorEven_v1.0, whole genome shotgun sequence genome and encodes:
- the msl1b gene encoding male-specific lethal 1-like 1 isoform X1; this translates as MTMRSTLFANAGFKLDTEKLDFDKSQVGTANVVNSITIKRESCDFVIDVHDVHGAIHKTGGELLSKTKLLDQNYIIRTPVAAQNKAEGALVQGDNWGSTGVLSSSVRQMGGEGIPIKGKLILSDSMDNTELVSNNNSKDAGTDESTRRVSPGGVVNTASIELSTDGKWRNIRKTPANPHTQATCLQQILLLQLDLIEQQQQQLQSKDKEIDELKADKETLLARIERMERRLQLTRKDPRDKRLFQPLKPWTPDKEDLWDLEVGDSPQTPTPRSLPFSRGDKGLKRKFCFLDSKIQKSRGGKGSKFAPSKSECGAGSPHQRELRNKETPEKTGFGRSAVEGGTLQSSNEDPELTARMEELPFMSTTEMYLCRWHQPPPFPQREPSPSPKKEEVVAIPSWRENIMEPLDEEAASVIPEMLDDSVFLKRHAKLELDEKRRKRWDIQRIREQRMFQRLQQRMNKKKGIQESEPEVSSFYPDTEDVESIIITPFLPVVAFGRPLPKLTQQWYHGAGGGAGRVSQKDLSSKCKYLFFPISMSFKLSKLDICHPKHSSENQSFSCLFFPLFLKKMIYKSRLI